The nucleotide window CGGTACGCAGGTAGTAGGCGGTCAGGGCGAGCAGGATGAGGATCGTCAGGAACGAGATCGCCGCGCCCATGCCGTAGTGCTGGTTGCCGGGGCCCTCGACGAACGCGTAGATCGGCAGGGTCTCGGTGAGCCGGTCGGGCCCGCCCTTGTTCATGGCGAAGATCTGCGGGAACGCCTTGAAGACCCAGATGACCTCGAGGAAGGTCGTCGCCCACAGGAACGGCCGCAGGAACGGGAAGGTCACGTGCGTGAAGCCCTTCCACACCCCGGCGCCGTCGATGGAGGCGGCCTCGTACAGCTCCTTGGGGATGGTGGTCGTGGCGGCGTACAGGTTGATCGCCACGAACGGGATCGACTGCCAGACGATCAGCAGCGTGATCACCGAGAAGGTGGAGAGCTGGGTGCCGAACCAGTTGTAGTCGGCCATCGACGTCCAGCCGGCCTTGGCGAGCAGCCAGTTGACGACGCCGAAGCGCTGGGCGAACAGCCACTGGTAGACCGTGGTCGCGGCGATCACCGGCATGGCCCAGGCCAGCACCAGACCGAGCAGCAGCACCAGCCGCATGCGCTTGCCGAGCCGGGCGAGGAGCAGGCCGACGAGGGTGCCGAGCACCATGATCAGGACGACGTTCACCGCGGTGAACAGGACCGTGCGCTGGACGACCTTCCAGAAGTCCGCGCTGTTCAGGACGTCCGTGTAGTTGTCGATCCCCCGCCACTCGGTGAGGTGGAGGATCAGCTGGCGCGGGTTGAGGTTCTGGAACGACAGCATGCCGTTCTTGATGAGCGGCCAGCCGAGCAGGATCACCGTGGCGAGCAGGGCGGGCATCAGGAGCAGATACGGGGCGTACGCGCCGCTGCCTCTCCTGGCCGGGCCCGTGCCTGTGTCGTCGGCGGGCGGGGGTACGTCGGTCTTACGGACACCGGGCGCCGCGGCCGTGCCTGTGCCTGTGTCCGTGCGTTCGGTCTGCACTGACATGCTCGCCATCTCTTCCAGCGTCGAAAGTCGCAGTCGGATGCACCGGCGTGCCGGGGACGGACGGGCCCGTCCCCGGCACGGCGGGGATCAGCTGCTCTGCGCGAGCCGCTTGTTGATCTCCGCCTCGACCTGCTTGGCGGCGGCGGCGGGCGACTTCCCCTTCAGGACCGCGGTCATGTACGACTTGATCGGGTTGGGGTCGTTCTCCACGGCCGCCCACTCGGGGATCAGCGGGGTGGTGCCACCGCCGGACGCGGCCGGGGCGGCGGCCTCGGCGGCGCCGTTGCCCACGAGGTTGACCTGCAGCGCCTCCTTGTTGGGGATGACGCCGTTCTCCTTGGCGAGCGCGCCCTCGAACTTGTCGGAGAGGGCGATCTTCAGGAACTCCTTGGCCAGCTCCTGCTTCTTGCTGCCCGCGGCGACCGCGAAGTTGGAGCCGCCGAGGAAGACGCCCTCGGGCTCGGACGCCGTCTCACCGGGGATGGTGAAGTAGCCGATGTCCTTCTCGATCTTCTTGTTGGCGGCGATGGCCGTGCCGGCCTCCCAGCCCATGCCGATGAAGGCGCCGACGTCGCCCTTGGCGAAGACCTCGGCCTGCTGCGGGGTCGCCTCGTCCTTGTCCTTGGGGGCCTTGGAGTAGGACTGGTACTGCTTGTAGAGCTCCATGGCCTTGCCGACCTTCGGGTCCGCGAGGTTGGAGACGTACTTGTCGCCTTCCTTCTTCACCAGGTCGGCGCTCTGGCCGATGGTCAGGCCGTCGAAGAAGTACCAGTTCTGGCCGGGCAGGTAGAGGGGCTCGGCGTCGGTCTTCTTGTCGATGGCCTTCAGGGCGTCGAAGAACTCGGCGCGCGTCTTCGGGGTGTCCGTGAGGCCGGCGTCGGCCCAGACCTTCTTGTTGTAGATGACGACGCGGTTGGCGAAGTACCAGGGGGCGGCGTACTGCTTGCCGTCGAAGACCGAGGACTCGTTGAGGGCCTTGGTCCAGTCGGCGCCGATCTCCTCCTTGAGATCGCCCAGGTCGGCGAGACCGCCGGTGGCCGCGTAGGCGGGGGTCTGGGTGTTGCCGACCTCGAGGACGTCCGGCGGGTTCTCCTCGGAGAGCGAGGTGGTGATCTTCTGCTGGATGCCGTTCCACTGCTGGGTCTCGAACTTCAGCTTGGCCTTCGTCTTCTTCTCGAAGGCGGCCGTGACATCCTTGGTCCAGCCGTCCGGCGTGGAGCCGTCCATGGCCCAGACGGTCAGGGTCTGGCCCTTGTAACCGTCGGCGCCCGCCTTGCCGCCGTCGTCACCGTCGTCGCCGCCACAGGCAGCGACCGACATCAACATGCCCGCGACACCGACGGCCGCGATGAGCTTGCGATTCACGTCATCCTCCTCAGGGATGCCAGCAACCCCCCTGCCCACCGCGTGACTTACGACGAGTACTGCTCCGTGGGGCTGGGACCTGGTCCTCAATGGTTTAGACCAGTACGGGGAGCTTGGACTAGACCTAGAGGGGTGTCAAGGGCGATGAGGCCGCTCCCGACCGTCCGTTACGTGACCTATATATGCAGGGACCTTTCACTACACGGGCGACAGAACGGGCGGGACCGTACGCGGATCGCGGGCGGGCCGTG belongs to Streptomyces sp. V3I8 and includes:
- a CDS encoding extracellular solute-binding protein, with translation MNRKLIAAVGVAGMLMSVAACGGDDGDDGGKAGADGYKGQTLTVWAMDGSTPDGWTKDVTAAFEKKTKAKLKFETQQWNGIQQKITTSLSEENPPDVLEVGNTQTPAYAATGGLADLGDLKEEIGADWTKALNESSVFDGKQYAAPWYFANRVVIYNKKVWADAGLTDTPKTRAEFFDALKAIDKKTDAEPLYLPGQNWYFFDGLTIGQSADLVKKEGDKYVSNLADPKVGKAMELYKQYQSYSKAPKDKDEATPQQAEVFAKGDVGAFIGMGWEAGTAIAANKKIEKDIGYFTIPGETASEPEGVFLGGSNFAVAAGSKKQELAKEFLKIALSDKFEGALAKENGVIPNKEALQVNLVGNGAAEAAAPAASGGGTTPLIPEWAAVENDPNPIKSYMTAVLKGKSPAAAAKQVEAEINKRLAQSS
- a CDS encoding carbohydrate ABC transporter permease, with translation MSVQTERTDTGTGTAAAPGVRKTDVPPPADDTGTGPARRGSGAYAPYLLLMPALLATVILLGWPLIKNGMLSFQNLNPRQLILHLTEWRGIDNYTDVLNSADFWKVVQRTVLFTAVNVVLIMVLGTLVGLLLARLGKRMRLVLLLGLVLAWAMPVIAATTVYQWLFAQRFGVVNWLLAKAGWTSMADYNWFGTQLSTFSVITLLIVWQSIPFVAINLYAATTTIPKELYEAASIDGAGVWKGFTHVTFPFLRPFLWATTFLEVIWVFKAFPQIFAMNKGGPDRLTETLPIYAFVEGPGNQHYGMGAAISFLTILILLALTAYYLRTVLKQEEDEL